The nucleotide sequence GCCCGCGCTTCTCACGAACCTCCTGGAACAGCCGCGATGACATGCCGCCGCCCAGAATGTTGGAGAAGACCTGCACGCTGAACAGCGACAGATCCGATTGCGGCACACCTTCGAGCGCCAGCGTCAGATGCGCCTGTTCGAGATCGCGGCGAATGACGCGCGAGCCGCCCTTGCCGAACATCGCTGGCACCGGCTTCGGCCCCGGCGTGCCGGCGAAGCTTGCAAAGCGCTGCTCCACCTCGGCGACAACGTGCTTGTGATCGACTGCGCCAGCGGCGGCGACGACCATTTCGGGGCCGCGATAATGCGTGGTCAGATAGTTGTGCAGATTATCGCGATTGAAACTGGCAAGCGTCTGCGGCGTTCCGAGCAGCGAACGGCCCAGCGGCTGGTCCGGATAACACAGCTCGCTGAGATGCTCGAAGATCACGTCATCCGGCGTATCCTGCGCCGCGCCGATTTCCTGCTCGATGACGCCTTTCTCGCGCTCCAGTTCCTCGGCATCAAAGGACGGATTGGCGAGAATGTCCGACAGCACGTCGAGCGCCAGCGGCACATCGGCCTTCAGCACGCGCGCATAGTAAGCAGTGGATTCGTTGCTGGTCGCGGCATTGAGATCGCCGCCGACCGCCTCGATTTCCTCGGCGATCTGCTGCGAGGTCCGCCGTGTGGTGCCCTTGAAGGCCATGTGCTCGAGCAGATGCGACATGCCGTGCTCGTCCGCCTTCTCGTCGCGGCCGCCGACGCCGGTCCATACGCCGAGCGCCGCGGTTTCCAGATGCGCCATCGTATCGGTGACCACCGTCAGTCCGGAAGCCAGCTTGGTGATTTCAACGCTCATCCGGCGACTCCCTGCTTCGCGGCCCTGCTCACCGAGAGAATGAACCGCTCGACCTCGGTCTGGTCGTTCTTCATGACCTGGATGTGTTCGGACTTTGTCATCAGCCCGTCGAGCCAGGCCGGCAGCGGCGGACGAACTCCACACGCCGCCTCGACGGCATCGGGGAACTTCGCAGCATGGGCTGTCGAGAGCACGATGTTGGGAACGGTCGAGACCGGCTTGTCCTGGTCGGCGACGGCAAGCGCCACCGCGGTGTGCGGATCGACCAGTTCGCCCGCCTCGCGCCATGCGGCGCGGATCGCAGCGCTGGTTTCGGTTTCGTCGGCGCGGCCCGCGTCGAAATCTTCGCGGACCTGTTTCAGCACCGCATCGCTCAGCACGAAACGGCCCGACTGCGCCAATGACCCCATCAGCGCGCGGATCACGGCGCCGTCACGGCCGGTGGCCTCGAACAGCAGCCGCTCGAAGTTCGACGAGATCTGGATGTCCATCGACGGCGATGTCGTCGCATGAACCTGCTTCACCTCGTAGATGCCGGTCTTGAGCGTGCGCGCCAGAATGTCGTTGACGTTGGCGGCGATGCGCAACCGCCGGACCGGAAGGCCCATGCGCTTAGCGACATAGCCTGCGAAGATATCGCCGAAGTTTCCGGTCGGCACGGTGAAGTCGACTTCGCGTGCGGGCGCGCCCAAGGCAACCGCAGACGTGAAGTAATAAACCACCTGCGCAACGATGCGCGCCCAGTTGATCGAGTTCACCCCGGACAGCGATACGGAATCGCGGAACTTGTGGTGATTGAACAGGCCCTTCACGATTCCCTGGCAGTCGTCGAAATTGCCTTCGATCGCCAGCGCGTGAACATTGGCCGCGCCGCTGGTGGTCATCATGCGCCGCTGCACGTCGGAAATGCGCCCGTTCGGAAACAGCACGATGAGATCGGCATTGTCGCGGCCGGCAAACGCATCGACCGCGGCGCCGCCGGTGTCGCCGGACGTCGCAACCACAATGGTGGTGCGCTGGCCGCGCTTTGCCAGCACGTGATCCATCAGCCGCGACAGCAGCTGCATCGCCACGTCCTTGAACGCGAGCGTCGGGCCATGAAACAGCTCGAGCACGAACTGGTGCGGCCCGATCTGGCTGAGCGGCACCACTGCCGGATGACGGAACGTGGCATAGGCTTCCACCGCCATGCGGCCGAGATCTGCCTCCGAAATCTCGTCCGCGACGAAGGGGCGGATCACCTCGACGGCGACTTCCCAATACGGCCGGCCGAAAAACCCGGCGATGGTCTCAGCGCTGAACTGTGGCCAGACCTCCGGCACATACAGGCCGCCGTCGCGGGCAAGCCCGGTCAGCATCACGTCGCAGAACCCAAGGCGGGGCGCTTCGCCCCGTGTCGAAATATAGCTCGTCAAGCGATCCTCCAAAGGCTCAAGCCCGACGCAAGCCTTTGATAATGTTGGATTATAAACTTCACCCGAGGTGAAATCGAAACGCACCATATCGGCTGCGAACCGGCTTCACAAGAATCCAAAACCGGGCTGGATCAAGCCCGGCGCTGGCCTGCGACCCAGAAACCGAAGGCCGCCGCCACCACGAGCGCCAGACCGAACCAGGTGACGGCGTATTGCAAGTGGTTGTCCTTGAGCTGCACGTGCAGCGGGCCCGGCTTCGGGGTCCCCGACGACGGCATCGGCGATTCGAGATCGACAT is from Afipia massiliensis and encodes:
- a CDS encoding M16 family metallopeptidase, translated to MSVEITKLASGLTVVTDTMAHLETAALGVWTGVGGRDEKADEHGMSHLLEHMAFKGTTRRTSQQIAEEIEAVGGDLNAATSNESTAYYARVLKADVPLALDVLSDILANPSFDAEELEREKGVIEQEIGAAQDTPDDVIFEHLSELCYPDQPLGRSLLGTPQTLASFNRDNLHNYLTTHYRGPEMVVAAAGAVDHKHVVAEVEQRFASFAGTPGPKPVPAMFGKGGSRVIRRDLEQAHLTLALEGVPQSDLSLFSVQVFSNILGGGMSSRLFQEVREKRGLCYSIYTFHAAYSDTGFFGLYTGTDPADAPEMVEVIVDEMNNAVETLTEKEIARSKAQMKAGLLMGMESCSARAEQMARHILAYGRPLTVDELVARIDAVSVESTRNAARALLSRSRPAVVALGEGRGLDTAVSLAEGLARPKARALLH
- the thrC gene encoding threonine synthase translates to MTSYISTRGEAPRLGFCDVMLTGLARDGGLYVPEVWPQFSAETIAGFFGRPYWEVAVEVIRPFVADEISEADLGRMAVEAYATFRHPAVVPLSQIGPHQFVLELFHGPTLAFKDVAMQLLSRLMDHVLAKRGQRTTIVVATSGDTGGAAVDAFAGRDNADLIVLFPNGRISDVQRRMMTTSGAANVHALAIEGNFDDCQGIVKGLFNHHKFRDSVSLSGVNSINWARIVAQVVYYFTSAVALGAPAREVDFTVPTGNFGDIFAGYVAKRMGLPVRRLRIAANVNDILARTLKTGIYEVKQVHATTSPSMDIQISSNFERLLFEATGRDGAVIRALMGSLAQSGRFVLSDAVLKQVREDFDAGRADETETSAAIRAAWREAGELVDPHTAVALAVADQDKPVSTVPNIVLSTAHAAKFPDAVEAACGVRPPLPAWLDGLMTKSEHIQVMKNDQTEVERFILSVSRAAKQGVAG